A portion of the Bacillota bacterium genome contains these proteins:
- the tlp gene encoding small acid-soluble spore protein Tlp, translating to MKHNPDDRKDNVERIQRNINSTIRNMELADEMIDKTDDSRARNELIDKNKRREQALNGMRHEIRDEAMAREYRED from the coding sequence ATGAAACACAATCCCGACGACCGAAAGGACAATGTTGAGCGTATTCAAAGAAATATTAACTCAACTATCCGTAATATGGAGCTTGCAGACGAAATGATAGATAAGACAGACGACAGCAGAGCAAGAAACGAGCTGATAGATAAAAACAAGCGCCGCGAACAGGCTCTTAACGGCATGCGCCATGAGATTCGGGACGAAGCAATGGCTAGAGAATATAGGGAAGACTAA
- a CDS encoding ATP-binding cassette domain-containing protein has protein sequence MAIKQDFDNAALSFENISKVFNKNSINEVSLFDNFSLNMKQNEFLSIIGSNGSGKTSLLNILCGSIMPDSGSVKLHGREITKLSEHQRSSFIGRVFQNPSKGTCPHLTILENLALADNKGKAYDLGKGVNKNRRDYYKSQLELLQLGLENKVDLPVGSLSGGQRQALALLISTMTPIDLLVLDEHTAALDPKTSEIVMELTDKFIKEKHLTAIMVTHNLRFAMKYGNRLILMHEGNAILDIADEEKQNYDLQNILKIFNEISIECGN, from the coding sequence AACATAAGCAAGGTTTTTAATAAGAATTCTATTAATGAGGTGTCTCTTTTTGATAACTTCAGTCTTAATATGAAGCAAAATGAATTCCTCTCAATTATAGGAAGCAACGGTTCAGGCAAAACGTCGCTGCTTAATATTCTCTGTGGAAGCATAATGCCTGACAGCGGCAGTGTTAAGCTTCACGGAAGGGAAATAACCAAACTTTCAGAACATCAGCGCTCATCTTTTATCGGAAGAGTTTTTCAAAATCCGTCAAAGGGCACTTGCCCTCATCTGACTATTTTGGAGAACCTTGCGCTCGCAGACAATAAAGGAAAGGCATACGACCTTGGCAAAGGCGTCAACAAAAATAGAAGAGACTATTACAAATCACAACTTGAGCTTTTACAGCTTGGGCTGGAAAACAAAGTTGATCTCCCTGTCGGTTCGCTTTCCGGCGGTCAACGTCAGGCGCTGGCTCTTTTGATTTCTACGATGACGCCTATCGACCTGCTTGTGCTTGACGAGCACACGGCGGCGCTTGATCCGAAAACTTCTGAAATAGTAATGGAACTTACTGATAAGTTTATTAAAGAAAAACACCTTACCGCAATTATGGTCACACACAATCTTCGTTTTGCGATGAAATACGGGAACCGTTTGATTCTTATGCATGAAGGAAATGCAATTTTAGATATTGCTGATGAAGAAAAACAAAATTACGACCTTCAAAATATTTTAAAAATATTTAACGAAATAAGTATTGAGTGTGGAAATTAA